One Nocardioides oleivorans DNA segment encodes these proteins:
- a CDS encoding DUF4229 domain-containing protein — MKEFVVYTAMRIALFLASFGIVVGIMALLFDGTYNLLLAIILAFLVSGIASYFLLDRQRAAFAERVEARAARAAAAFDERKAREDAD; from the coding sequence GTGAAGGAGTTCGTCGTCTACACCGCCATGAGGATCGCGCTGTTCCTCGCGTCGTTCGGCATCGTCGTCGGGATCATGGCGCTGCTCTTCGACGGCACCTACAACCTCCTCCTCGCGATCATCCTGGCCTTCCTGGTCTCCGGCATCGCCTCCTACTTCCTCCTCGACCGCCAGCGCGCCGCCTTCGCCGAGCGCGTCGAGGCGCGCGCCGCCCGCGCGGCGGCCGCCTTCGACGAGCGCAAGGCCCGCGAGGACGCGGACTGA